From the genome of Neodiprion pinetum isolate iyNeoPine1 chromosome 3, iyNeoPine1.2, whole genome shotgun sequence, one region includes:
- the LOC124213768 gene encoding fatty acid synthase-like isoform X3, with product MESGIIPPNINYNRPREEIEALMTGRIQVITEPTPWKGGYVGINSFGFGGGNAHVLLKSNPKEKVNNGAPNDDMPRLVVVSGRTEKAVTTLLNDLESRSVDVEYIGLFHNIHAEKISGHLYRGHTILPARGIAQNNMRDVRYYSGEKSPIWFVFSGMGCEWVGIGESWMKIPVFAAAIRKCDATLKPHGVDIMRILTNKDPKTFDNIINSRVGTAAIQIGLLDVLSSIGVIPDHLTSHLAGELGCAYADGCLTAEQTILAAYFGGLVLAESGAVCQSLAVVKLNAIKLRNICPPDVHIDCSNGSKNSIISGPNDSVTKFIAKLRADNICVRGEARSSTIYQTSEVEAVRRKLLAHLRKIIPDPKPRSQKWLINTIAQSNPKDSSNCLFSAEFYTSNLFTRTSIEGISHILPKNAVTIDIAPHNLLQAALLGSSSDKLTHIALTNRENVDNVDVLLDAIGKMYEIGLSPKLSELYPDVQYPVSRGTPMISPLIRWQHSEDWYVVRLQKQDRLKTGNRIIDVNLADEEFEWMSGHVIDGRNLVPATGYLALIWQTVAMMQGDQYMKVSVVFENVRFHRATTIPKDSAIRLQLMIHKGSGRFEVSEGDTSVVTGFIRVVSNPHQECVKTDVLVMKEEKFHLTSRDIYKELRLRGYQYSGMCRSLTGASLKENRGRIAWHKNWAAFMDNMLQMQILSIDTRGLVVPTGIQKLVIDTKMHIQHLNSMPEDNKEFTVEAYKDLDIIVSGGIEIRGLRASAIARRRPAADPVVEKHAFVAHRDRAKTEMEVITCIATQIALENHFGIKIKTVELIDDVYNVSAENLISPLIQKVLNNLPLLQADLNVFAPLHKFSDDALTSDIKISCPKKLSTELNAALIVTHGLLSGRSPKMLKQIHTAMRDGSFMLARESLDSNIGVIRNTVHEHFHVILEKCTSSKLMILLRKKEQRTGFTTVVRVSSDEFTWLEKLQAALKVENKRAGRTSERILLVSEGDLQSGLMGLVNCLRREPGGKIIQGLLIQDLEAPEFSLENSFYSEQLDLGLALNVLRPGELWGSYRFFPMEPLISKPVYHASLSQTTRGDLRSVQWIEGMIQPSNQNTDIVQVHYSSINFRDVMLLTGKLAPEVLTSERMLQDHVYGLEFSGRDINGRAVMGLTEAGAFANLCVCDKDLLWPIPDNWSLEDAATVPVVYATAYHALMLSGKMEKTDKVLIHAGSGGVGQAAIALALHKGCEVFTTVGTPRKREFIKNQFPQIDDEHIGNSRDTSFEQLVLRKTQGQGVDIVLNSLAEEKLQASVRCLATGGRFLEIGKFDLAANNPLGMEAFLKGISFHGILLDNLFNGCPDEKKIIWAMLTEGMKDGAVKPLVRTVFPMNQVETALRYMAGGKHIGKVIIKIRDQDEGSQSLLPLALPRYYCSDDGSYLILGGLGGFGLELADWLVLRGAKKLVFTSRKGVSSGYQRMRINLWQKYGVKVVILVGKDASTHEGCEAILKEAASLGPVHAIFNLAVVLKDALYENQTVESFEESFRVKAWATRQMDQLSRTLCPQLRQFVVFSSVSCGRGNAGQTNYGMANSIMERICENRVAEKLPGLAVQWGAVGDVGLVAEMQEDNKEIIISGTLQQRILSCLQELDGFLNQDSPVVSSMVVAEKKSGGAKADILATVVEIMGLKDLKTVSLQTPLAELGMDSMMAVEIKQTLEREFEVFLNAADIRGLNFAKLQEMSLKKVKGSEEDKGSESKTDEILTGMQILIQNLGTVELNRNVCVPLVTNGKEGEEVFIIPGIEGTYPVLQSLAVKLKSRTTCLQLGLNSSNLTSIESLADYLMPHFQARYKGSHNFVIAGYSFGTLVAIELARRLESEGLSGRLVLIDGSPDHMKALCNQHLILDNEAELQSILLLELMDAISPSIRAKLAVDLQKCITWEEKLTAFTNNVPADKNLKFTVEEQQAMCSSFYNRIKAILNYNFSVLPCLNIPITLIRPQIQSVRTISEDYGLGSITCKKVEVCYAAGDHVTMLNDDICAHAIDVNCFKDNAICESNEALQ from the exons ATGGAGAGTGGAATCATCCCGccaaatataaattataatcgtCCCCGCGAAGAAATCGAAGCATTGATGACTGGTCGCATCCAAGTTATAACCGAACCGACGCCATGGAAGGGCGGTTACGTTGGTATAAACTCTTTTGGCTTTGGTGGTGGAAACGCACACGTTTTGCTGAAATCAAATCCGAAAGAGAAGGTCAATAATGGTGCACCCAATGACGACATGCCGAGACTCGTTGTTGTATCTGGACGGACGGAAAAAGCTGTTACAACTTTGTTGAATGAT CTTGAAAGCAGATCAGTGGATGTGGAATATATCGGTCTCTTTCACAACATACATGCCGAAAAGATTTCTGGTCATTTATACCGAGGTCATACTATACTGCCAGCCCGTGGCATAGCACAGAACAACATGCGAGATGTGCGATATTACTCTGGTGAAAAGTCACCGATATGGTTCGTGTTCTCTGGAATGGGATGTGAATGGGTTGGGATCG GTGAAAGTTGGATGAAAATTCCGGTATTTGCGGCGGCCATCCGAAAGTGTGACGCCACTCTCAAGCCTCATGGTGTTGATATTATGCGGATTTTGACCAACAAAGATCCAAAAACGtttgataatattattaactCGCGTGTTGGCACTGCAGCAATCCAG ATTGGTCTATTAGACGTACTGTCATCGATAGGAGTTATACCAGATCATCTTACTAGCCACCTAGCGGGAGAGTTAGGCTGTGCGTACGCTGATGGTTGTCTGACCGCGGAACAGACAATCTTAGCAGCATACTTTGGTGGTTTGGTCTTGGCAGAATCTGGAGCAGTTTGTCAAAGCCTGGCAGTTGTGAAACTGAATGCCATAAAACTGCGGAATATTTGTCCACCTGATGTACATATCGATTGCTCTAATGgttcaaaaaattctataatCAGTGGACCCAACGACTCGGTGACGAAATTCATTGCGAAATTACGG GCTGATAACATTTGTGTCAGAGGCGAAGCTCGCAGCAGCACGATATACCAAACTAGTGAAGTGGAAGCAGTGCGCCGAAAATTATTAGCTCATTTGAGAAAGATCATTCCGGACCCAAAACCTCGTAGCCAGAAATGGCTGATTAACACCATCGCACAGAGTAACCCGAAAGACAGTTCAAACTGCTTATTTTCGGCTGAGTTCTACACAAGCAATTTGTTTACTCGTACTTCGATTGAAGGAATATCCCATATCTTACCGAAGAATGCGGTAACCATTGACATAGCACCACATAATCTGCTTCAAGCCGCTTTACTTGGATCCTCAAGTGACAAATTGACGCATATCGCTTTAACGAACCGTGAAAATGTTGATAACGTTGACGTCTTACTTGATGCTATTGGAAAAATGTACGAAATTGGATTATCTCCCAAATTGAGTGAATTATATCCCGATGTTCAATATCCAGTTAGTCGAGGAACTCCCATGATTTCTCCACTGATACGTTGGCAACACTCGGAAGACTGGTACGTAGTTCGTTTGCAGAAACAAGACAGACTCAAAACTGGGAACAGAATTATTGACGTCAACCTGGCTGATGAGGAGTTTGAGTGGATGTCAGGACACGTTATCGATGGAAGAAACTTGGTTCCTGCAACTGGCTACCTAGCACTAATTTGGCAAACTGTGGCAATGATGCAAGGAGATCAGTATATGAAAGTCTCGGTAGTTTTTGAAAACGTAAGATTTCACCGAGCTACTACAATCCCAAAAGATAGTGCCATTAGGCTGCAACTGATGATTCACAAAG GGTCAGGCAGATTTGAAGTTTCCGAAGGTGATACCAGTGTTGTGACTGGCTTTATTCGAGTAGTTTCAAACCCACATCAAGAATGCGTCAAAACTGATGTTCTTGTGATGAAAGAGGAAAAGTTTCATCTAACTAGTAGAGATATCTACAAGGAGTTGCGCCTCAGAGGCTATCAGTATTCAGGAATGTGTCGGAGTCTCACTGGAGCATCCTTAAAAGAAAACAGGGGTCGGATAGCCTGGCACAAGAACTGGGCAGCTTTTATGGACAACATGCTCCAAATGCAAATCCTTTCAATTGACACCCGAGGACTAGTCGTTCCTACGGGTATTCAAAAACTAGTAATAGACACAAAGATGCATATACAacatctgaattcaatgcctGAAGACAACAAAG AATTCACAGTAGAGGCTTACAAAGATTTGGACATCATTGTATCTGGTGGAATAGAAATACGAGGACTAAGGGCCAGTGCCATAGCTCGCAGAAGGCCAGCCGCAGATCCTGTTGTCGAAAAACATGCGTTTGTAGCGCATCGCGACCGAGCTAAGACGGAAATGGAAGTGATTACTTGCATCGCTACACAGATAGCTCTTGAAAACCATTTTGgtatcaaaataaaaacagtcgAACTGATAGATGACGTTTATAACGTATCtgctgaaaatttgatatcgcCTTTGATacaaaaagttttaaataaCTTACCTTTACTTCAAGCGGACTTGAACGTCTTCGCACCACTGCACAAGTTTTCTGATGATGCCTTAACTTCGGATATCAAAATTTCTTGCCCAAAAAAATTGTCCACTGAACTAAATGCTGCTCTCATTGTCACCCACGGACTTCTTTCAGGTAGAAGTCCAAAAATGCTGAAACAAATTCATACAGCAATGAGAGATGGAAGCTTTATGCTGGCTAGAGAGTCGCTAGACAGTAATATTGGCGTTATTCGAAATACGGTGCATGAACACTTCCACGTCATTCTAGAGAAATGTACATCAAGTAAACTGATGATTTTACTTCGTAAAAAAGAACAGCGGACAGGATTCACTACCGTTGTCAGAGTCAGCAGTGATGAATTCACCTGGCTTGAAAAGCTACAGGCTGCGTTGAAGGTAGAAAACAAAAGGGCTGGTCGTACCTCTGAACGAATACTACTTGTCAGCGAGGGAGATTTGCAGAGTGGACTTATGGGATTAGTCAATTGTTTGCGAAGAGAACCAGGTGGTAAAATCATTCAAGGTTTGTTAATTCAAGACTTGGAAGCTCCGGAATTCTCTCTAGAAAATTCATTCTATTCCGAACAATTGGATTTGGGTTTAGCCCTGAATGTTCTGCGCCCTGGGGAACTGTGGGGGTCTTATCGGTTTTTCCCCATGGAACCGTTGATATCAAAACCCGTCTATCACGCCAGCCTCAGCCAGACTACGCGTGGCGATTTACGCTCAGTCCAATGGATCGAAGGTATGATTCAGCCCAGTAACCAAAACACGGACATCGTCCAAGTGCATTATTCGTCGATAAACTTTCGCGATGTTATGCTACTCACTGGGAAACTAGCACCTGAGGTTCTCACTAGCGAAAGGATGTTACAAGACCACGTATATGGATTGGAATTTTCCGGAAGAGATATAAACGGTCGCGCCGTTATGGGATTGACTGAAGCTGGAGCTTTCGCAAATCTGTGTGTGTGCGACAAAGACCTTCTTTGGCCCATTCCAGATAACTGGAGTTTGGAAGATGCAGCTACGGTTCCAGTTGTTTATGCAACAGCCTACCATGCGCTCATGTTAAGCGGTAAGATGGAAAAGACGGATAAGGTGTTGATACACGCCGGAAGTGGTGGGGTCGGACAGGCAGCCATAGCGCTGGCACTTCACAAGGGCTGTGAAGTTTTCACAACTGTCGGTACGCCAAGAAAACGAGAATTTATCAAAAACCAGTTCCCGCAAATCGATGACGAACATATTGGGAATTCACGAGACACAAGTTTCGAGCAATTGGTTTTGCGGAAAACGCAAGGACAAGGAGTGGATATCGTACTAAATTCTTTAGCAGAGGAAAAGTTACAAGCGTCCGTTCGTTGTTTAGCAACAGGCGGAAGATTTCTGGAAATCGGAAAATTTGATCTTGCGGCCAACAATCCTCTTGGCATGGAAGCTTTTCTAAAGGGTATTAGTTTTCATGGAATCCTCTtggataatttatttaatggTTGTCCCGATGAGAAAAAGATAATATGGGCCATGCTGACTGAGGGCATGAAGGATGGCGCTGTAAAACCACTCGTCCGGACCGTGTTTCCAATGAACCAGGTTGAGACAGCGCTTAGATATATGGCAGGCGGAAAACATATTGGCAAG GTGATAATCAAAATTCGTGACCAAGACGAAGGATCTCAGTCTCTTCTACCTCTGGCTCTTCCTCGTTACTACTGCTCGGATGATGGCAGTTATCTGATTCTTGGTGGTCTGGGTGGTTTCGGCCTTGAGCTAGCCGATTGGCTCGTACTTCGTGGAGCAAAGAAACTCGTCTTCACATCTCGAAAAGGAGTCAGTTCTGGATATCAACGTATGAGAATTAACCTTTGGCAAAAGTACGGAGTAAAGGTCGTCATCTTAGTGGGAAAAGATGCCTCGACACACGAGGGATGCGAAGCTATTTTGAAAGAAGCAGCGTCACTTGGACCGGTTCACGCAATTTTCAACTTGGCTGTTGTACTTAAAGACGCCCTTTACGAAAATCAGACAGTGGAATCATTCGAAGAATCTTTCAGAGTCAAGGCTTGGGCTACAAGGCAGATGGATCAATTATCGAGAACTTTGTGCCCGCAACTCAGGCAATTCGTGGTATTTTCATCGGTATCTTGCGGCAGAGGTAATGCGGGTCAAACGAACTACGGAATGGCCAACTCCATTATGGAAAGAATATGCGAAAACCGAGTAGCAGAGAAGTTGCCTGGCTTGGCCGTACAATGGGGAGCCGTCGGTGATGTCGGACTCGTTGCTGAAATGCAGGAAGATAACAAGGAAATTATTATCAGCGGTACCCTGCAACAAAGAATATTGTCTTGTCTGCAAGAACTCGATGGTTTTTTGAATCAAGATTCTCCAGTAGTGTCGAGTATGGTAGTTGCTGAGAAAAAGTCTGGTGGCGCTAAGGCAGACATTCTTGCCACAGTCGTAGAAATAATGG gACTCAAAGACCTCAAAACAGTTAGTCTGCAAACACCGTTGGCTGAACTTGGGATGGATTCAATGATGGCAGTTGAAATTAAACAGACGTTAGAACGTGAATTTGAAGTATTTCTGAACGCGGCGGACATTCGTGGTctcaattttgcaaaattgcaGGAAATGTCTTTGAAAAAGGTGAAGGGAAGCGAGGAAGATAAAGGGTCAGAGTCCAAAACCGATGAGATCTTGACAGGCATGCAAATACTTATCCAAAATCTGGGCACCGTTGAACTGAACAGAAATGTCTGTGTGCCACTAGTAACAAACggaaaagaaggagaagaagtcTTCATCATACCAGGAATTGAAGGAACGTACCCTGTACTACAATCGTTGGCtgttaaattaaaatcacGAACAACATGTTTGCAGCTCGGATTGAATTCTTCGAATTTGACGTCTATTGAGAGCTTGGCGGACTATTTAATGCCT CATTTTCAAGCAAGGTATAAGGGTAGCCACAACTTTGTGATCGCTGGATACTCTTTTGGAACATTAGTGGCCATTGAGCTTGCTAGACGTTTGGAGTCCGAAGGCCTCAGCGGTCGTCTCGTATTGATCGATGGTTCACCTGACCACATGAAGGCACTGTGTAATCAACACCTAATCTTAGATAATGAGGCGGAGTTACAATCTATTTTGTTACTGGAATTGATGGATGCGATCAGTCCATCCATTAGGGCAAAG CTAGCGGTAGATTTACAAAAGTGCATTACCTGGGAAGAAAAGTTGACAGCGTTCACAAATAATGTACCTgcggataaaaatttgaaattcacggTAGAAGAGCAACAGGCCATGTGCTCATCTTTCTACAATCGTATCAAAGCTATCTTGAATTACAACTTTTCAGTATTGCCATGCCTTAATATACCAATAACCTTAATCAGACCTCAGATTCAGTCCGTTCGTACAATATCCGAAGATTACGGGCTGGGATCG ATCACTTGCAAGAAAGTTGAAGTATGCTATGCGGCTGGTGACCATGTCACGATGTTGAACGATGACATTTGTGCACACGCTATTGATGTAAATTGCTTCAAAGATAACGCCATATGCGAGTCAAATGAGGCTCTACAATAG